A region of Streptomyces deccanensis DNA encodes the following proteins:
- a CDS encoding CBS domain-containing protein gives MKHDKVGSVMTTDVVRAAYDTPFKEVAQLLADHRISGLPVVDDDEKVIGVVSETDLMARQAQAPDPYEPPRRLRFAPLTRRARRQAAKARALGAGLLMTEPPITLHAEDTVVEAARTMARHRVEGLPVVDEEERLVGIVTRRDLLQVFLRPDDEIRDIVIREVLTRTLWLAPHSIDVAVDQGVVTLSGHMERKSETEIAVSMTRQVDGVVGVVDKLTWRLDDAHIEPAGQAQHGVTDHWLRGL, from the coding sequence ATGAAGCACGACAAGGTCGGCTCCGTGATGACGACGGACGTCGTCCGTGCCGCGTACGACACCCCGTTCAAGGAGGTCGCCCAGCTGCTCGCCGACCACCGGATCAGCGGACTGCCGGTGGTCGACGACGACGAGAAGGTCATCGGGGTCGTCTCCGAGACCGATCTGATGGCCCGGCAGGCGCAGGCCCCCGACCCGTACGAGCCGCCCCGGCGCCTCCGCTTCGCCCCGCTGACCCGCCGGGCACGACGGCAGGCCGCCAAGGCGCGCGCCCTTGGCGCCGGCCTGCTGATGACCGAGCCGCCGATCACCTTGCACGCCGAGGACACCGTCGTCGAGGCCGCCCGGACCATGGCCCGGCACCGCGTGGAAGGGCTGCCCGTCGTGGACGAGGAGGAGCGCCTCGTCGGCATCGTCACCCGGCGCGACCTGCTCCAGGTCTTCCTGCGGCCCGACGACGAGATCCGCGACATCGTGATCCGGGAAGTGCTGACGCGCACCCTGTGGCTGGCCCCGCACAGCATCGACGTGGCGGTGGACCAGGGCGTCGTCACCCTCTCCGGCCACATGGAACGCAAGAGCGAGACGGAGATCGCCGTCTCCATGACCCGCCAGGTCGACGGAGTCGTCGGCGTGGTCGACAAACTCACCTGGCGGCTGGACGACGCGCACATCGAGCCGGCCGGACAGGCGCAGCACGGAGTCACGGACCACTGGCTGCGCGGGCTGTGA
- a CDS encoding flavodoxin domain-containing protein, with the protein MTVKVLVAYGTTNGSTARIAETIAETLTEEGLTAEARPAESVVTLMPYDAVVVGAGVYAGRWQKNARRFLRQHRRELPLRPLWLFSSGPLDASASERDIPPVPGVRRAMIRFDAREHITFGGCLEKGAKGFIAHRILESGKGGDFRDFPSIEAWAGRIAKELRGAPQEQRKG; encoded by the coding sequence ATGACCGTCAAAGTCCTGGTCGCCTACGGGACGACCAACGGATCCACGGCCCGGATAGCCGAGACCATCGCCGAGACGCTGACCGAGGAGGGGCTGACGGCCGAGGCCCGGCCCGCCGAATCCGTCGTCACCCTGATGCCGTACGACGCCGTCGTGGTCGGCGCCGGGGTGTATGCCGGGCGCTGGCAGAAGAACGCTCGCCGGTTCCTGCGCCAACACCGGCGCGAGCTCCCGCTGCGCCCGCTGTGGCTGTTCAGCAGCGGCCCCCTCGACGCCTCCGCCTCCGAGCGGGACATCCCGCCCGTGCCCGGCGTCCGCAGGGCCATGATCCGCTTCGACGCCAGGGAACACATCACCTTCGGCGGCTGCCTGGAGAAGGGCGCCAAGGGCTTCATCGCCCACCGGATCCTGGAGTCCGGCAAGGGAGGCGACTTCCGGGACTTCCCCTCGATCGAGGCGTGGGCGGGCCGGATCGCGAAGGAACTGCGGGGGGCGCCGCAGGAGCAGAGGAAGGGCTGA
- a CDS encoding heavy metal translocating P-type ATPase — MTRVRLARYGADALLLAVTTAALVVGGVAWLADAPETADLCWAAGTVAAVAPSVVWILRALHQGRAGVDVIAVLALGGTLAVREYLAGALIAVMLATGRALETAARRRASRDLSALVRHAPRSARRRTGSEVCTVALAEVAVDDLLVVGPGEVVPVNGRVVDRSAVLDESVLTGESLPVEHGRGELVRSGAVNASAAFELRATATAEDSAYAEIVRLARQAGAETAPVVRLADRYAAWFVPLSLVVAGLAWLVGGSATSAVAVLVVATPCPLLLAAPVAIVSGLSRTARRGVVVRDGGALESLGRARTLVLDKTGTLTAGRPRVVDVAAAPGLDAREVLRRAASLDRFSPHVLAQALVEEAGRRGLELSLPADVDEEPGRGATGRVDGRALSVGRMSIGAEAAAWVRAVDNRAVLDGASVVWVSVDGEVAGAVLLRDPLRRDASRALRRLRSAGIRRLTMLTGDRAAPAREVATVLGLDDVRTGQSPADKVAAVRAERERAVTVMVGDGVNDAPALAAADVGVAMGARGSGASSEAADIVLTTDRVDRLADAMGIAVRARRIAVQSALGGMLMSLAAMVAAAFGLLPPAAGALLQEGIDVAVILNALRVLLPDRADVQVLTPTAEELVHRFAAEHDDLREVVEAVRAAADRLSEAPRDEARAAVEQVHRLLTERLLPHEHAEEHQLYPALADSLGGPEATATMSRAHAEIDRLAGRIATHLTLTDADGRLRPENLDDLRACLYGLYGVLRLHFDQEEENYFSLAP; from the coding sequence ATGACGCGTGTGCGACTGGCTCGGTACGGGGCGGACGCGCTGCTGTTGGCGGTGACCACGGCGGCGCTCGTCGTCGGCGGCGTCGCCTGGCTGGCGGACGCGCCCGAGACGGCGGATCTGTGCTGGGCGGCCGGGACGGTGGCGGCCGTGGCGCCCTCGGTGGTCTGGATTCTGCGCGCCCTGCACCAGGGGCGCGCGGGCGTCGACGTGATCGCGGTCCTGGCCCTGGGCGGCACACTCGCCGTACGCGAGTACCTGGCCGGGGCGCTGATCGCGGTGATGCTGGCGACCGGCAGGGCGCTGGAGACAGCGGCGCGACGGCGGGCCTCTCGCGATCTGAGCGCGTTGGTGCGGCACGCCCCCCGATCGGCGCGCCGCCGCACCGGGTCCGAGGTGTGCACGGTCGCACTGGCCGAGGTCGCGGTGGACGATCTGCTGGTGGTCGGCCCCGGCGAGGTCGTCCCCGTGAACGGTCGGGTCGTCGACCGGTCCGCGGTCCTGGACGAATCGGTGCTGACCGGTGAGTCCCTGCCCGTCGAGCACGGCCGGGGCGAACTGGTGCGCAGCGGGGCCGTCAACGCGAGTGCCGCCTTCGAGCTGCGGGCCACCGCCACGGCGGAGGACAGCGCCTACGCCGAGATCGTCCGGCTCGCCCGGCAGGCGGGTGCCGAGACCGCCCCGGTGGTGCGTCTGGCCGACCGGTACGCCGCCTGGTTCGTGCCGCTGAGCCTGGTCGTGGCGGGACTGGCCTGGCTGGTCGGCGGGTCGGCGACCTCCGCGGTCGCGGTGCTGGTGGTCGCCACGCCCTGTCCGCTGCTGCTCGCCGCCCCTGTGGCGATCGTCTCGGGCCTCTCACGGACCGCACGTCGGGGCGTCGTGGTCCGCGACGGCGGCGCCCTGGAGAGCCTGGGCAGGGCGCGCACCCTGGTCCTGGACAAGACGGGCACGCTCACGGCGGGCCGCCCCCGGGTGGTGGACGTCGCCGCCGCCCCCGGGCTCGACGCCAGGGAGGTGTTGCGGCGGGCCGCCTCCCTCGACCGGTTCTCCCCGCACGTCCTGGCCCAGGCTCTCGTCGAGGAGGCCGGGCGGCGGGGGCTGGAGCTGTCCTTGCCGGCGGACGTCGACGAGGAGCCGGGGCGGGGGGCGACGGGCCGCGTGGACGGCCGTGCGCTCTCCGTGGGTCGTATGTCCATCGGGGCGGAGGCCGCCGCATGGGTCCGCGCCGTCGACAACCGGGCCGTGCTCGACGGGGCGTCGGTGGTCTGGGTGAGCGTCGACGGCGAGGTCGCCGGTGCCGTCCTGCTGCGGGATCCGCTGCGCCGGGACGCCTCGAGGGCGCTTCGGCGGCTGCGTTCGGCCGGCATCCGGCGGCTGACGATGCTCACCGGTGATCGCGCCGCACCCGCTCGTGAGGTCGCCACCGTCCTCGGCCTCGACGACGTGCGGACCGGGCAGTCCCCGGCCGACAAGGTCGCGGCGGTCCGTGCCGAACGCGAGCGCGCCGTCACCGTGATGGTCGGCGACGGCGTCAACGACGCGCCCGCGCTCGCCGCCGCCGACGTCGGGGTCGCCATGGGGGCTCGGGGCTCCGGCGCCTCCTCCGAGGCGGCCGACATCGTGCTCACCACGGACCGGGTGGACCGGCTCGCCGACGCCATGGGCATCGCAGTACGCGCCCGCCGTATCGCCGTGCAGAGCGCGCTGGGCGGCATGCTGATGTCCCTGGCCGCGATGGTGGCGGCGGCCTTCGGGCTGCTGCCTCCGGCCGCCGGAGCCCTCCTCCAGGAGGGCATCGACGTGGCCGTCATCCTCAACGCCCTGCGTGTGCTGCTCCCGGACCGCGCCGACGTCCAGGTGCTCACGCCGACCGCGGAGGAGCTGGTCCACCGGTTCGCGGCCGAGCACGACGATCTGCGCGAGGTGGTGGAGGCGGTCCGCGCGGCGGCCGACCGGCTCTCCGAAGCCCCGCGGGACGAGGCGCGGGCGGCCGTCGAGCAGGTGCACCGGCTGCTGACCGAGCGGCTGCTGCCGCACGAGCACGCCGAGGAGCACCAGCTCTATCCGGCGCTCGCCGACTCGCTGGGCGGCCCTGAGGCGACGGCCACGATGAGCAGGGCCCACGCCGAGATCGACCGTCTCGCCGGCCGCATCGCCACGCACCTCACCCTCACCGACGCGGACGGCAGGCTCCGCCCGGAGAACCTCGACGACCTGCGGGCCTGCCTGTACGGCCTGTACGGCGTTCTGCGGCTGCACTTCGACCAGGAGGAGGAGAACTACTTCTCGCTGGCCCCATGA
- a CDS encoding CBS domain-containing protein, whose product MPDSPYTVSDVMTHTVVAVGRDAPFKEIVQLFDQWKVSALPVLEGEGRVVGVVSEADLLHKEEFRDADDTSGDFAARLKAGAVTAGELMNAPAVSVRPDATLAEAARIMARRKVKRLPVVDALGMLQGVVSRGDLLKVFLRPDEEIAEEVRGSVLASLPSTEAITVTVAEGVVTLGGSLPERGLVPVLARSVRAVEGVVDIRLDLSHR is encoded by the coding sequence ATGCCTGACTCGCCGTACACCGTGAGCGACGTGATGACCCATACCGTCGTCGCCGTGGGGCGCGACGCACCCTTCAAGGAGATCGTCCAATTGTTCGATCAGTGGAAGGTCAGTGCCCTGCCCGTGCTGGAGGGCGAGGGCCGGGTCGTGGGCGTGGTCTCGGAGGCCGACCTGCTGCACAAGGAGGAGTTCCGGGACGCCGACGACACCTCCGGCGACTTCGCGGCCCGTCTCAAGGCGGGCGCGGTGACCGCCGGCGAGCTGATGAACGCGCCCGCCGTCTCCGTCCGCCCCGACGCCACACTGGCCGAGGCCGCCCGCATCATGGCGCGTCGGAAGGTCAAGAGGCTCCCGGTGGTCGACGCGCTCGGGATGCTTCAGGGCGTGGTCAGCCGAGGTGACCTGCTCAAGGTGTTCCTGCGCCCCGACGAGGAGATCGCGGAGGAGGTGCGCGGCTCCGTGCTCGCCTCGCTCCCGTCCACGGAGGCGATCACGGTGACCGTCGCGGAGGGCGTGGTGACCCTGGGCGGTTCGCTGCCCGAACGGGGACTCGTGCCCGTCCTGGCCCGGTCCGTGCGGGCGGTCGAAGGGGTCGTCGACATCCGTCTCGACCTCTCGCACCGCTGA
- a CDS encoding DUF4389 domain-containing protein — MASETVPPSVSPVQPVRLTATCDPQLSRWLWLVKWLLALPHYVVLVFLWVAFVLVGVVAFFAILFTGRYPRPLFDFSTGVLRWSWRVAYYTYGALGTDRYPPFTLAEVPDYPAHLDVAYPEQLSRGLVLVKWWLLAIPHYLVLGIIAGGVHVAWTSGGLIALLTFFAGVALLFTGVYPRGIFDLVIGLDRWVLRVAAYTSLLTDVYPPFRLDQGGREPERLP; from the coding sequence ATGGCATCGGAAACAGTCCCGCCGAGTGTGAGCCCCGTCCAGCCGGTCCGGCTGACCGCGACCTGTGATCCACAGCTGTCCCGCTGGCTGTGGCTGGTGAAGTGGCTGCTCGCGCTCCCCCACTACGTCGTCCTGGTCTTCCTGTGGGTGGCGTTCGTGCTGGTGGGCGTGGTGGCGTTCTTCGCGATCCTGTTCACCGGCCGCTACCCACGCCCGCTGTTCGACTTCAGCACCGGCGTGCTGCGCTGGAGCTGGCGGGTGGCCTACTACACGTACGGCGCTCTCGGCACCGACCGCTACCCGCCCTTCACCCTCGCCGAGGTGCCGGACTACCCGGCGCACCTGGACGTGGCGTACCCCGAGCAGTTGTCCCGAGGGCTGGTCCTGGTGAAGTGGTGGCTCCTGGCCATCCCCCACTACCTGGTGCTGGGCATCATCGCGGGCGGCGTCCACGTCGCCTGGACCTCGGGAGGGCTGATCGCGCTCCTGACGTTCTTCGCCGGAGTCGCCCTGCTCTTCACCGGTGTCTATCCGCGCGGCATCTTCGATCTGGTGATCGGTCTCGATCGCTGGGTGCTGCGGGTCGCCGCGTACACCTCGCTGCTCACGGACGTCTACCCCCCGTTCCGGCTCGACCAGGGCGGCCGGGAGCCGGAGAGGCTGCCATGA
- a CDS encoding CBS domain-containing protein: protein MPDAHHIVSDVMTFPAVAVRRDTPFKEIVRAMTARQVGAVPVVEGDGRVVGVVSEADLLPKEEFRDRDLTRAERLRRMPDLAKAAAVTAEEVMSTPAIVVRPDVTLGQAARIMAVNRVKRLPVIDDEGRLLGVVSRGDLLKVFLRSDEDIEEEVRRTVVAYLFPALTHTIHVSVHDGVVTLRGEVRDPALGWVAERLTRAVEGVVDVHARLGDVDADPGPTEDG from the coding sequence ATGCCCGACGCCCACCACATCGTCAGCGATGTGATGACCTTCCCGGCGGTGGCCGTCCGTCGTGACACACCGTTCAAGGAGATTGTGCGGGCCATGACGGCGCGGCAGGTCGGTGCCGTGCCGGTGGTGGAGGGCGACGGTCGGGTCGTCGGTGTGGTCTCCGAGGCCGACCTGCTGCCCAAGGAGGAGTTCCGGGACCGCGACCTGACCCGGGCCGAGCGGCTCCGGCGCATGCCGGACCTCGCCAAGGCGGCCGCGGTGACCGCCGAGGAGGTCATGAGCACGCCCGCGATCGTGGTGCGCCCGGACGTCACCCTGGGGCAGGCGGCCCGGATCATGGCAGTGAACCGGGTCAAGCGCCTGCCGGTGATCGACGACGAGGGGCGACTGCTGGGCGTCGTCAGCCGTGGTGACCTGTTGAAGGTCTTCCTGCGGTCGGACGAGGACATCGAGGAGGAAGTGCGGCGCACGGTGGTGGCCTATCTCTTCCCCGCGCTCACCCACACGATCCATGTGTCCGTGCACGACGGGGTCGTCACCCTGCGTGGAGAGGTCCGGGACCCCGCGCTGGGCTGGGTCGCCGAGCGCCTGACCCGCGCCGTGGAGGGCGTGGTGGACGTGCACGCCCGGCTCGGCGACGTGGACGCCGACCCCGGCCCGACGGAGGACGGTTGA
- a CDS encoding DUF1918 domain-containing protein produces MEAHVGDQLVIEGTTSGATRRDGEIVGLRHEDGTPPYDVRWSDTNEVTLVFPGPDAHVNHLEHPPPGTAHGASSRAAGDGPAAAGQAPTAHAVGPGDIGRRVITERRRQGLSREETARRARMSPRYLAYLEEYPADPSKAALISLADALGTTATALRGGGVDLPPGQGQAPPHPRLRDLGTEECRELLSTHGVGRVAVTAPDGRPAVVPVNYEVVDDTIVFRIAPDSVLAAAVGKEVAFEVDHVDEPLSQGWSVLAVGPASVVTDADAVRRLTGQAHTTPWAGGARDVWVSIRAVSLTGRRITAADE; encoded by the coding sequence ATGGAAGCTCATGTCGGCGACCAACTCGTCATCGAAGGCACCACGTCCGGCGCCACTCGGCGGGACGGCGAGATCGTCGGACTCCGCCACGAGGACGGCACACCGCCCTACGACGTGCGCTGGTCGGACACGAACGAGGTGACGCTCGTGTTCCCCGGCCCCGACGCCCACGTCAACCATCTCGAACACCCGCCGCCCGGAACGGCCCACGGAGCCTCCTCACGCGCGGCGGGTGACGGTCCGGCCGCCGCCGGACAGGCGCCGACGGCGCACGCCGTCGGTCCCGGTGACATCGGCCGCCGCGTGATCACGGAGCGACGGCGGCAGGGCCTCAGCCGCGAGGAGACGGCGCGGCGCGCCCGGATGTCGCCCCGCTACCTGGCGTACCTGGAGGAGTATCCCGCCGACCCGAGCAAGGCGGCCCTCATCAGCCTGGCCGACGCCCTGGGCACCACCGCCACCGCTCTGCGCGGCGGAGGCGTCGACCTGCCGCCCGGTCAGGGGCAGGCACCGCCGCATCCACGGCTGAGGGACCTCGGCACCGAGGAATGCCGCGAGTTGCTGTCCACGCACGGCGTGGGACGCGTGGCGGTGACGGCACCCGACGGCCGTCCGGCGGTCGTCCCGGTCAACTACGAGGTCGTCGACGACACCATCGTCTTCCGGATCGCCCCCGACTCGGTGCTCGCGGCGGCCGTCGGAAAGGAGGTCGCCTTCGAGGTCGACCACGTGGACGAGCCGCTGAGCCAGGGCTGGAGCGTGCTCGCCGTAGGCCCCGCGAGCGTCGTCACGGACGCCGACGCCGTGCGCCGCCTCACGGGGCAGGCGCACACGACGCCCTGGGCCGGCGGCGCACGGGACGTGTGGGTGTCGATCCGGGCCGTGAGCCTGACCGGTCGTCGGATCACGGCAGCGGACGAGTGA
- a CDS encoding DUF1876 domain-containing protein, which translates to MAHTSEWKVRLHLFEDDEGTTQAQLVLETGATKIVGRGAAHRHPADSDVPEIGDELAAGRAMNNVARQLIRAAERDIEGVGAARPSRPQETGWPL; encoded by the coding sequence ATGGCGCACACGTCGGAGTGGAAGGTTCGTCTCCATCTCTTCGAGGACGACGAGGGAACGACCCAGGCCCAGCTGGTGCTGGAGACCGGCGCCACGAAGATCGTCGGGCGCGGCGCGGCGCACCGTCATCCCGCGGACAGCGATGTGCCGGAGATCGGCGACGAGTTGGCGGCGGGCCGCGCCATGAACAACGTCGCCCGGCAGCTGATCAGGGCCGCCGAGCGTGACATCGAGGGCGTGGGAGCCGCGCGACCGAGCAGACCGCAGGAAACCGGATGGCCCCTGTAA
- a CDS encoding nicotinate phosphoribosyltransferase, with translation MSDATTTDLYEVTMAMSYLREGMTAPATFSLFVRDLPPERGFLVTAGLESALDQLTGFHVGPEDVDAFAAALHRPRRDLEPLLGLEFTGRVRAVPEGRVVFAGEPLLEVTASLPEAQLVETYLLNQLSHQTTIASKAARCVLAAAGRPLVDFSLRRTHGPQAGFQAARLGALAGFAGTSNVAAATALGIPAVGTMAHSYVEAFASEEDAFRAFVRAHPGPVTLLVDTYDAEEGVRVAARVLRDPDLTAGAPGCAVRLDSGDLGDLAVRARSILDDAGLSGVRIVVSGGLDEYAVDELVRSGAPIDTYAVGTRVGVSADAPYLDSAYKMVEYDGRPVMKLSSAKVTAPGAKQVFRRRGCADVLGLADEQPPDHAVALLETVMRNGRRTGRPATLDECRARCADDIAALPSSARRIRAPVAPRAAPSERLTGLTTQVRHRVETRVAAHRSGPG, from the coding sequence ATGTCGGACGCGACGACCACCGACCTGTACGAAGTCACGATGGCCATGTCCTACCTGCGGGAGGGGATGACCGCCCCGGCGACGTTCAGCCTCTTCGTCCGTGACCTTCCTCCGGAGCGCGGCTTCCTGGTCACGGCCGGACTGGAATCGGCACTGGACCAGCTGACCGGATTCCATGTGGGCCCCGAGGACGTCGACGCCTTCGCCGCCGCGTTGCACCGGCCACGCCGGGACCTGGAACCCCTGCTCGGACTGGAGTTCACCGGCCGGGTACGGGCGGTGCCTGAAGGGCGGGTCGTGTTCGCCGGTGAGCCCCTGCTGGAGGTGACGGCCTCCCTGCCCGAGGCACAACTGGTCGAGACGTACCTGCTGAATCAGCTCAGCCATCAGACGACCATCGCCTCCAAGGCCGCACGGTGCGTGCTCGCGGCGGCCGGCCGGCCGCTCGTGGACTTCTCGCTGCGCCGCACGCACGGCCCGCAGGCCGGGTTCCAGGCCGCCCGGCTCGGAGCGCTGGCCGGATTCGCCGGGACCAGCAACGTGGCGGCGGCCACGGCGCTCGGCATCCCCGCCGTCGGGACGATGGCCCACTCCTACGTGGAGGCGTTCGCCTCCGAGGAGGACGCCTTCCGCGCCTTCGTCCGCGCCCACCCCGGGCCGGTGACCCTGCTGGTGGACACCTACGACGCCGAGGAGGGCGTCCGGGTCGCGGCGCGTGTCCTGCGCGACCCGGACCTCACGGCCGGGGCGCCCGGCTGCGCCGTACGACTGGACAGCGGCGACCTCGGGGACCTCGCGGTACGGGCCCGGTCGATCCTCGACGACGCGGGCCTTTCGGGGGTGCGGATCGTCGTCAGTGGCGGTCTCGACGAGTACGCCGTCGACGAACTGGTGCGCTCCGGGGCGCCGATCGACACCTACGCCGTCGGCACGCGCGTCGGGGTGTCGGCGGACGCGCCGTATCTGGACTCCGCGTACAAAATGGTGGAGTACGACGGCCGCCCGGTGATGAAACTGTCGTCCGCCAAGGTGACGGCCCCCGGTGCCAAACAGGTGTTCCGCCGACGAGGCTGCGCCGATGTGCTCGGCCTCGCCGACGAACAGCCACCGGACCACGCCGTGGCGTTGCTGGAGACGGTGATGCGGAACGGGCGGCGCACGGGAAGGCCCGCCACACTCGACGAGTGCCGGGCGAGGTGCGCCGACGACATCGCGGCGCTGCCGTCGTCGGCCCGCCGGATCAGAGCGCCGGTCGCACCGCGTGCCGCGCCCTCGGAGCGGCTGACCGGACTCACCACACAGGTCCGGCACCGCGTCGAGACCAGGGTCGCGGCGCATCGGTCCGGGCCCGGATGA
- a CDS encoding universal stress protein, with the protein MEPVVTVGLDGSPASLAAARWAAEEAEKRRLTLRLLHAWPLLAPEPVRTPSEVDQNYWAKRLVHTAQAELSARHPGLTVVGSLMADDAQEALLRAASESEMLVLGSRGLGSAESYFMGDVSLPVVARAERPVVLVRTGEDKGHPAPTRVGRVVVALEPHGSGEDLLDFAFHSAAARDVPLLAVRGRSVPLHARLPWGVDHDVTEELTREAREELSQALKPWREKYPQVEVDDSIRLASPAKAVVHAAEGAELLVVGRRMHRHGMNHHLDHVAHAAIHHARCPVAVVPHD; encoded by the coding sequence ATGGAACCTGTCGTCACCGTGGGCCTGGACGGTTCACCCGCGAGCCTCGCCGCGGCCCGCTGGGCCGCCGAGGAGGCCGAGAAGCGCAGGCTCACCCTGCGGCTGCTGCACGCGTGGCCGCTGCTGGCACCCGAACCGGTCCGCACACCTTCCGAGGTCGACCAGAACTACTGGGCGAAGCGCCTGGTCCACACCGCGCAGGCAGAGCTGAGCGCACGCCATCCGGGTCTGACCGTCGTCGGAAGCCTGATGGCGGACGACGCCCAGGAAGCTCTGCTCCGGGCCGCCTCGGAGTCCGAGATGCTGGTGCTCGGTTCGCGGGGGCTGGGGTCGGCCGAGAGCTATTTCATGGGCGACGTCAGCCTGCCGGTCGTCGCACGGGCCGAGCGGCCCGTGGTCCTGGTCCGCACGGGGGAGGACAAGGGCCACCCGGCACCCACCCGGGTCGGCCGGGTCGTCGTGGCACTGGAGCCGCACGGATCCGGCGAGGACCTGCTCGACTTCGCGTTCCACAGCGCCGCGGCCCGCGACGTCCCCCTCCTCGCCGTCCGCGGCCGCAGCGTGCCGCTGCACGCGCGCCTGCCCTGGGGCGTGGACCACGACGTCACCGAGGAGCTGACACGGGAGGCGCGAGAGGAGCTGAGCCAGGCGCTGAAGCCCTGGCGCGAGAAGTACCCGCAGGTGGAGGTGGACGACAGCATCCGTCTCGCGAGCCCTGCCAAGGCCGTCGTACACGCCGCCGAGGGTGCCGAGTTGCTGGTCGTCGGGCGGCGGATGCACCGGCACGGCATGAACCACCACCTGGATCACGTGGCCCACGCGGCCATCCATCACGCACGCTGCCCCGTCGCCGTCGTCCCTCATGACTGA
- a CDS encoding AAA family ATPase: MTEPGVPGERSPRAAVAETHTAIVFFAGDRAYKVKKAVDLGFLDYTERAGRRAACVREVALNRRFAPDVYLGVGEVVGPADEPPEPLVVMRRMPSERRLSALVRAGADVDEVLRAVARRLAAWHAAAPHGRDVDEQGTRDALASRWEASFAQVRASADVRASAEARPSAEDGPSVEARASVEARASDEGAEHEDVAEPGGGAEPGGVAEAERLVRRYLGGREALFDSRIEQRRVVDGHGDLLAEDIFCLDDGPRVLDCLEFDDHLRYVDGLDDAAFLAMDLEQLGAPEAAARFLARYGEYSADPAPPSLWHHYVAYRAFVRAKVSLIQADQGAPGARSSARRLISTTLRHLRTSAVGLTLVGGLPGSGKSTLSGALADRLGVTLLSSDRLRKELAGIPPDRPAAAAYGEGLYTAEWTTRTYDALLDRAALLLSRGEPVVLDATWSTAELRAAARRVAERTCSDLVALHCQAPDEVAAARLNARSPGPSDADLGVATALAAREPPWPDAVTVDTSGPLESAVSHALAAVRPWGTDQAPVFRRPYVAQPEQD, translated from the coding sequence ATGACTGAGCCCGGCGTCCCCGGGGAGCGGTCGCCGCGCGCGGCGGTGGCCGAGACCCACACCGCGATCGTCTTCTTCGCGGGTGATCGAGCCTACAAGGTCAAGAAGGCGGTCGATCTGGGCTTTCTCGACTACACCGAACGGGCGGGCCGTCGGGCGGCCTGCGTACGCGAAGTGGCCCTCAACCGCCGCTTCGCACCGGATGTCTACCTGGGCGTCGGCGAAGTCGTCGGCCCCGCGGACGAGCCGCCCGAACCTCTCGTGGTGATGCGCCGTATGCCGTCGGAGCGCCGCCTGTCCGCGCTGGTGCGCGCGGGCGCCGACGTCGACGAGGTCCTGCGTGCCGTGGCCCGGCGTCTCGCCGCCTGGCACGCGGCGGCGCCCCACGGCCGCGACGTGGACGAGCAGGGCACCCGCGACGCGCTGGCGTCCCGCTGGGAGGCGAGCTTCGCGCAGGTGCGCGCTTCGGCCGACGTTCGCGCTTCGGCGGAGGCCCGTCCTTCGGCCGAGGACGGTCCTTCGGTCGAGGCTCGTGCTTCGGTCGAGGCCCGTGCTTCGGACGAGGGTGCCGAGCACGAGGATGTTGCCGAACCCGGGGGCGGTGCCGAGCCCGGGGGTGTGGCGGAGGCGGAGCGGCTGGTGCGCCGGTATCTCGGGGGACGTGAGGCGCTGTTCGACTCTCGCATCGAACAACGGCGGGTGGTGGACGGCCACGGCGACCTGCTCGCCGAGGACATCTTCTGCCTCGACGACGGTCCCCGCGTACTGGACTGCCTGGAGTTCGACGACCACCTCCGCTACGTGGACGGGCTCGACGACGCCGCGTTCCTCGCCATGGACCTGGAACAGCTCGGCGCTCCGGAAGCGGCGGCCCGCTTCCTCGCCCGCTACGGCGAGTACTCCGCCGATCCCGCGCCGCCGTCCCTGTGGCACCACTACGTCGCCTATCGCGCGTTCGTCAGAGCCAAGGTGTCCCTCATCCAGGCGGACCAGGGGGCGCCTGGGGCCCGCTCGTCGGCACGGCGGCTGATCTCGACGACCCTGCGCCACCTGCGCACCTCCGCCGTCGGCCTGACGCTCGTCGGCGGGTTGCCCGGCAGCGGGAAGTCCACGCTCTCCGGCGCCCTGGCGGACCGGCTGGGCGTCACCCTCCTCAGCAGTGACCGCCTCCGCAAGGAACTGGCGGGCATCCCGCCGGACAGGCCCGCGGCGGCCGCGTACGGGGAGGGGCTGTACACCGCGGAGTGGACGACCCGGACCTATGACGCCCTCCTCGACCGCGCGGCGCTCCTCCTGTCGCGCGGGGAGCCCGTGGTCCTGGACGCCACCTGGTCCACCGCGGAACTGCGCGCGGCGGCGCGGCGGGTGGCCGAGCGCACCTGTTCCGATCTCGTGGCCCTGCACTGCCAGGCACCGGACGAGGTCGCCGCGGCTCGCCTGAACGCGCGTTCCCCCGGGCCGTCCGACGCCGACCTCGGCGTCGCCACCGCCCTCGCGGCCCGGGAACCGCCCTGGCCCGACGCCGTCACGGTCGACACCAGCGGCCCACTGGAATCCGCCGTCTCCCACGCACTGGCCGCCGTACGCCCCTGGGGGACGGACCAGGCCCCGGTCTTCCGCCGTCCCTATGTGGCGCAGCCGGAGCAGGACTGA